One Cellulomonas soli DNA window includes the following coding sequences:
- a CDS encoding M15 family metallopeptidase, with translation MALVAALVLVVAVVGTGAAWAWRVRTDRTEQLAWDEAVVRVQDQASADAEDDAWRVQHEATASRSRAAQTLTEAQQVLTDAIAQATSTLGGSEGQVADDAVRQALAAAVAAAQVPATSVVAVRAQVAAVQTAESAVVDARTAWQAAQAAQAMQSGQSVAAAPSGSAASAASGTGASGGSCTTTYTGPPFYTSAPTDGGDGSNGRLPASMLAAISWDVDPHGTPYYLRTAAAAALERLDVAFVAAFGHHLDLDLTYRDYDTQVAMREALGTVAAVPGTSSHGTGLALDVPELPCEYGWDTAQRSWLVTNGPSYGWVSPSWARRGGSNPEYWHFEYVG, from the coding sequence GTGGCGCTCGTCGCGGCGCTGGTCCTCGTGGTCGCCGTCGTCGGCACGGGCGCTGCGTGGGCGTGGCGGGTGCGCACGGATCGCACGGAGCAGCTCGCGTGGGACGAGGCGGTCGTGCGCGTGCAGGACCAGGCCTCGGCCGACGCCGAGGACGACGCCTGGCGGGTGCAGCACGAGGCGACGGCCTCGCGCAGTCGGGCCGCCCAGACCCTGACCGAGGCGCAGCAGGTGCTCACCGACGCGATCGCCCAGGCGACGTCCACCCTCGGCGGCAGCGAGGGGCAGGTCGCGGACGACGCCGTGCGGCAGGCACTCGCGGCCGCGGTGGCCGCGGCGCAGGTCCCGGCGACGTCCGTGGTCGCCGTGCGAGCCCAGGTCGCGGCCGTGCAGACCGCCGAGTCGGCCGTCGTCGACGCCAGGACCGCCTGGCAGGCAGCGCAGGCAGCGCAGGCCATGCAGTCCGGCCAGTCCGTCGCAGCGGCGCCGAGCGGGTCGGCCGCGAGCGCGGCCTCCGGCACGGGCGCGTCCGGCGGTTCGTGCACGACGACCTACACCGGGCCGCCGTTCTACACCTCGGCCCCGACCGACGGCGGCGACGGGTCGAACGGGAGGCTCCCGGCCTCGATGCTGGCCGCGATCTCCTGGGACGTCGACCCGCACGGCACGCCCTACTACCTGCGCACCGCCGCTGCGGCCGCCCTCGAACGGCTCGACGTGGCGTTCGTCGCCGCTTTCGGGCACCACCTCGACCTGGACCTCACCTACCGGGACTACGACACCCAGGTCGCGATGCGCGAGGCCCTCGGCACGGTCGCCGCGGTGCCCGGCACGTCGTCGCACGGCACGGGCCTGGCCCTCGACGTGCCGGAGCTGCCCTGCGAGTACGGGTGGGACACCGCGCAGCGCAGCTGGCTCGTGACGAACGGGCCGTCCTACGGGTGGGTGTCACCGTCGTGGGCACGCCGGGGCGGCTCGAACCCGGAGTACTGGCACTTCGAGTACGTCGGCTGA
- the ligD gene encoding non-homologous end-joining DNA ligase translates to MSPSTAPAVELEVRGRTVRLSSPDRVVFPARGLTKLDVAQYVIAVGDGLLGALLDRPTTLERWPKGVFEGARMATRQDSRGDAFFQKRVPTGAPDWVRTARIAFPSGRTADEVAPSELAVVAWAVNLGTITFHPWPVTSADVEHPDQLRIDLDPQPGTDFTDAARVAPRLRELLAEVGLTGVPKTSGGRGLHVFVPIEPRWTFVEARRATIALGRELERRMPEEVTTAWWKEERGAKIFVDYNQMARDRTIASAYSIRPNARATVSTPLRWDEVGDVHPDDFDMTTVPARFAQVGDLFADLTAGAPGRLSLEPLLAMADRDERDHGHGDLPYPPEYPKMPGEPPRVQPSRARQV, encoded by the coding sequence ATGTCCCCGTCGACCGCACCGGCCGTGGAGCTCGAGGTGCGCGGACGCACCGTGCGCCTCTCCTCGCCGGACAGGGTCGTCTTCCCGGCGCGGGGGCTGACGAAGCTCGACGTCGCGCAGTACGTGATCGCCGTCGGCGACGGGCTGCTCGGTGCCCTGCTCGACCGACCGACGACCCTCGAGCGCTGGCCCAAGGGCGTGTTCGAGGGCGCACGGATGGCCACCCGGCAGGACTCCCGCGGCGACGCGTTCTTCCAGAAGCGGGTGCCGACCGGCGCCCCCGACTGGGTGCGCACGGCCCGCATCGCCTTCCCCTCCGGCCGCACCGCCGACGAGGTCGCACCCTCCGAGCTCGCAGTCGTCGCGTGGGCGGTGAACCTGGGCACGATCACGTTCCACCCGTGGCCGGTGACCAGCGCGGACGTCGAGCACCCCGACCAGCTGCGCATCGACCTGGACCCGCAGCCCGGCACGGACTTCACCGACGCCGCCCGGGTCGCCCCACGCCTGCGCGAGCTGCTCGCGGAGGTCGGGCTGACGGGTGTGCCCAAGACGTCCGGCGGACGCGGGCTGCACGTGTTCGTCCCCATCGAGCCGCGGTGGACGTTCGTCGAGGCCCGCCGCGCGACGATCGCGCTGGGTCGCGAGCTCGAACGGCGCATGCCCGAGGAGGTCACGACGGCCTGGTGGAAGGAGGAGCGCGGCGCCAAGATCTTCGTCGACTACAACCAGATGGCCCGCGACCGCACCATCGCCTCCGCCTACTCGATCCGTCCCAACGCCCGCGCCACCGTCTCGACGCCGCTGCGCTGGGATGAGGTCGGTGACGTGCACCCCGACGACTTCGACATGACGACAGTGCCCGCCCGGTTCGCGCAGGTCGGCGACCTGTTCGCCGACCTCACGGCCGGAGCACCCGGCAGGCTGTCCCTCGAGCCCCTGCTGGCCATGGCCGACCGGGACGAGCGTGACCACGGGCACGGCGACCTGCCGTACCCGCCGGAGTACCCGAAGATGCCCGGCGAACCACCCCGCGTGCAGCCCAGCCGGGCCCGTCAGGTCTGA
- a CDS encoding helix-turn-helix transcriptional regulator, with the protein MARGPMSTPFVARAAQVEQLRGAWVRAGSGEPAVVLLGADAGVGKTRLLRHVAALAQAGGALVVTAHCVDLGDVGLPYLPFVEALARLRELDPTAVDAVVASRPALARLLPGQVGGSRDDDPAYPGPDEQSSRMQLFDGVVELLAAVGHPGAPLVLVLEDLHWADPSSRDLLRFVTARLRAEHVLVVASYRTDDLHRRHPWRPVVAELSRHPRVQRIDLPPFTDDEVRAFATAVAGRQLPEPVVRRVIERSEGNAYYAEELLESGADTDGLPWTLADVLRTRLEQLDPAVQQLARVASVAGRRVTEPLLRAAVVASGDPVLNAPGVVDDALREAVTRHVLVGEDEHIAFRHALLAEAVAADLLPGEVSSLHRAYLRALLADPGLGPASVLALHALRAPDLPIALTASLEAARTAFAVLAPAEALHHLETALRLWDAVPDAAALTGCSHVDVLVDAATAASRAGASERAGKHARTAVEESTDPVARAVRRTALARYLLLDERPEDAMAEASRARDDLPPERVRERAWALATYARAALTHDRDGEATTSATEAVELARSVGAADAESDALTTLAVLVVDDAPRAAALLDEALGRARDACDLETELRTRYNLASNRFYAGDLDAAVRLTAAGLARAVETGMSGDPYAVSLRDLATIARYMLGDLTPDPDRPVLPRVDPVDPVDGTRGATGRTSAPGAALDLLTAGARAIDLYAAVARGDTDTVERGRALEPMWQRDGSIALIGGGTTIDALTWRGRDDEAVELALAVIGHLDQRWSDYFLGGIWLAALALGALADAAAAERLLGKDVHGREAQADTLLERAVTTAERGRPRGGPLGPEGRAWLARAHAEHARALGRPAVALWAAATDAFAYGYRYEEARTRWRWAEALLEEGERAAAREQAGRALAEADAMGAAPLAAAVRDLARRGRLDLPGVRVDGPDLLTARESEVLSLVAQGLSNRQIGEALYISGKTVSVHVSNLIAKLGVSGRTEAVTVAHQRGLLGA; encoded by the coding sequence ATGGCACGTGGCCCGATGAGCACCCCGTTCGTCGCGCGCGCCGCACAGGTCGAGCAGCTGCGCGGCGCGTGGGTGCGCGCCGGTTCCGGCGAGCCGGCCGTCGTGCTGCTGGGCGCCGACGCCGGGGTCGGCAAGACGCGCCTGCTGCGGCACGTGGCCGCGCTCGCGCAGGCGGGCGGCGCCCTCGTGGTGACCGCGCACTGCGTCGACCTCGGTGACGTCGGCCTGCCGTACCTGCCGTTCGTCGAGGCCCTGGCCCGGCTGCGCGAGCTCGACCCGACCGCGGTCGACGCGGTCGTGGCCTCCCGTCCCGCGCTCGCCCGCCTGCTCCCCGGGCAGGTCGGCGGCTCCCGCGACGACGACCCGGCGTACCCCGGGCCCGACGAGCAGAGCAGCCGGATGCAGCTGTTCGACGGCGTCGTCGAGCTGCTCGCCGCGGTCGGGCACCCCGGCGCACCGCTCGTGCTCGTGCTGGAGGACCTGCACTGGGCGGACCCGTCCAGCCGGGACCTGCTGCGGTTCGTCACCGCACGGCTGCGCGCCGAGCACGTGCTCGTCGTGGCCAGCTACCGCACGGACGACCTGCACCGCCGGCACCCGTGGCGGCCCGTCGTCGCCGAGCTGTCCCGGCACCCCCGCGTGCAGCGCATCGACCTGCCGCCGTTCACCGACGACGAGGTCCGCGCGTTCGCCACCGCGGTCGCCGGCAGGCAGCTGCCCGAGCCGGTCGTGCGCCGGGTCATCGAGCGTTCGGAGGGCAACGCCTACTACGCCGAGGAGCTGCTCGAGTCCGGTGCCGACACCGACGGCCTGCCGTGGACGCTCGCCGACGTGCTGCGGACCCGCCTCGAGCAGCTCGACCCCGCCGTGCAGCAGCTCGCCCGGGTCGCCTCGGTCGCCGGTCGCCGGGTGACCGAGCCGCTCCTGCGGGCCGCCGTCGTCGCGAGCGGCGACCCCGTCCTGAACGCCCCGGGCGTCGTCGACGACGCGCTGCGCGAGGCCGTCACACGGCACGTGCTGGTGGGCGAGGACGAGCACATCGCGTTCCGGCACGCACTGCTGGCCGAGGCGGTCGCCGCCGACCTGCTGCCCGGTGAGGTGTCCTCGCTGCACCGGGCGTACCTGCGCGCGCTGCTCGCCGACCCCGGCCTCGGCCCGGCCTCCGTGCTCGCCCTGCACGCGCTGCGCGCACCCGACCTGCCGATCGCGCTGACCGCCTCGCTCGAGGCCGCCCGCACCGCGTTCGCTGTGCTGGCCCCCGCCGAGGCGCTGCACCATCTCGAGACGGCGCTGCGCCTGTGGGATGCCGTGCCCGACGCAGCGGCGCTCACCGGGTGCTCGCACGTCGACGTGCTCGTCGACGCCGCCACCGCCGCGAGCCGCGCAGGTGCCTCGGAACGGGCGGGCAAGCACGCCCGGACCGCGGTCGAGGAGTCCACCGACCCGGTCGCGCGGGCCGTGCGCCGGACGGCCCTGGCCCGCTACCTGCTCCTCGACGAGCGACCCGAGGACGCGATGGCCGAGGCGTCGCGGGCACGCGACGACCTGCCGCCGGAGCGCGTGCGCGAGCGCGCGTGGGCGCTGGCCACCTATGCGCGGGCCGCGCTCACGCACGACCGTGACGGCGAGGCGACGACGAGCGCCACCGAGGCCGTCGAGCTGGCCAGGTCCGTCGGTGCCGCGGACGCCGAGTCCGACGCGCTGACCACGCTCGCGGTGCTGGTCGTCGACGACGCGCCCCGGGCGGCAGCCCTGCTCGACGAGGCCCTGGGCCGCGCCCGGGACGCGTGCGACCTGGAGACCGAGCTGCGCACCCGCTACAACCTGGCGTCCAACCGCTTCTACGCCGGCGACCTCGACGCGGCGGTCCGGCTCACCGCTGCGGGCCTGGCCCGGGCCGTCGAGACCGGCATGTCCGGGGACCCCTACGCGGTCTCGCTGCGCGACCTCGCGACGATCGCCCGGTACATGCTCGGCGACCTCACGCCCGACCCCGACCGGCCCGTCCTCCCTCGGGTCGACCCGGTCGACCCGGTCGACGGCACACGGGGCGCCACCGGACGGACCTCCGCGCCGGGGGCCGCGCTCGACCTGCTGACCGCGGGGGCGCGCGCGATCGACCTGTACGCGGCGGTCGCGCGCGGTGACACGGACACGGTCGAGCGGGGGCGCGCACTGGAGCCGATGTGGCAGCGCGACGGCTCGATCGCCCTCATCGGCGGCGGGACGACCATCGACGCGCTGACCTGGCGCGGGCGTGACGACGAGGCCGTCGAGCTGGCGCTGGCGGTCATCGGCCACCTCGACCAGCGGTGGAGCGACTACTTCCTCGGCGGCATCTGGCTGGCCGCGTTGGCGCTCGGGGCCCTGGCCGACGCCGCGGCGGCCGAGAGACTCCTCGGCAAGGACGTCCACGGACGCGAGGCCCAGGCCGACACCCTGCTCGAGCGTGCCGTGACCACCGCTGAACGGGGACGACCGCGCGGCGGGCCGCTCGGTCCCGAAGGGCGCGCCTGGCTCGCCCGGGCGCACGCCGAGCACGCGCGGGCACTCGGTCGGCCCGCGGTCGCCCTGTGGGCCGCCGCGACCGACGCGTTCGCCTACGGCTACCGCTACGAGGAGGCCCGCACCCGGTGGCGGTGGGCCGAGGCCCTGCTCGAGGAGGGCGAGCGCGCGGCGGCCCGGGAGCAGGCGGGGCGCGCACTGGCCGAGGCGGACGCGATGGGTGCCGCACCGCTGGCCGCCGCGGTGCGCGACCTGGCCCGTCGCGGGCGCCTGGACCTGCCCGGGGTGCGGGTCGACGGACCCGACCTGCTGACCGCCCGTGAGTCCGAGGTGCTCTCGCTCGTCGCGCAGGGTCTGTCCAACCGGCAGATCGGCGAGGCGCTGTACATCTCCGGGAAGACCGTCTCGGTGCACGTGTCGAACCTGATCGCCAAGCTCGGGGTGTCGGGTCGCACGGAGGCCGTGACGGTCGCGCACCAGAGGGGCCTGCTCGGCGCCTGA
- a CDS encoding ATP-binding protein — protein sequence MGEVRDLRSAASARRALLVEDALVLRPERSAPRAARHWVMQVVAGAGVGGAVNQVVELLAGEVVANAVVHGPESGQVRVEVAVEPDRIRVAVSDDGGGIPVAGHPEPSAPSGRGLALVEALAETWGTVPREGGGKTVWFEVHPEG from the coding sequence GTGGGTGAGGTACGGGACCTGAGGAGCGCCGCGAGCGCCCGGCGGGCACTGCTCGTCGAGGACGCCCTGGTGCTGCGCCCGGAGCGCTCCGCACCGCGGGCCGCCCGGCACTGGGTCATGCAGGTCGTGGCCGGGGCCGGTGTCGGCGGTGCGGTGAACCAGGTCGTCGAGCTCCTCGCGGGCGAGGTCGTGGCGAACGCCGTCGTGCACGGCCCCGAGTCGGGGCAGGTGCGGGTCGAGGTCGCCGTGGAGCCCGACAGGATCCGGGTCGCGGTCAGCGACGACGGCGGCGGCATACCGGTGGCGGGTCACCCGGAGCCGTCGGCGCCGAGCGGGCGCGGGCTGGCGCTGGTCGAGGCGCTCGCGGAGACGTGGGGCACGGTCCCTCGCGAGGGCGGCGGCAAGACCGTGTGGTTCGAGGTCCACCCCGAGGGCTGA